Below is a window of Micromonospora chersina DNA.
CGAGCGCCTGCTGGGAGGTCCGGCCCTCCTGGTCGACAGTGGTGTCGACGGTCCCGACCGCCGCCTCGACGATCTGCGGGTTGCGGTCGACGGTGCTCAGGGCCCGGTCGAGGATGCCGTTCAGCTCGTCGAGCCGGACCTCCAGCATCGCCTCCGTCGTCACGCCCCGGACGTCGACGCGGGCCGTGCCCAGCCGGGCCTGCACCCCGACGTCGAGCTGGAGCAGGCTGCCCAGCCGGGCGCGCAGCGACACATGCGCGTCGACATCGTCGCCCTCCACGCAGACGTCGTCCACCCGCAGGTGGGGGATCTGGAGGACCACATCCGGGTCGGACATCGTCGGGGCGCTGTGGTGCGCGCCGGCGGGCTGCCGGCGGTCACCCTCTGCCGCCTCGCGCGGATCCTGCCTCCCACTGCCCACCTGACCTCCGTCGCCCGTCGCCGGTCCGCCGCCGTGCCATTCCCCGACAGGGCGACGGCACACCTGGGGGCCCGGACGGATCGGGCTCACACCAGCCCGCGTACCGCCCTGAGCGCCGCGTCGACGTCCGCCTCGCTGTTCGCGATGGTCGCGCCGAAGCGCAGGTAGGACGGGTTGTACGGGGTGCTGCTGGCGATCACGCCGGCGGCGTACAGCCGGCCCACCGCCTCACCCAGCGGGATGTCGGGCACCTGGCAGCAGACCACCCCGGCGGAGAGCTCGGCCGAGCGCGGGGTGACCAGCCGGATGCCGCGGATGCCGGCGAGGCCCTCCTTGAGCCGGTCGGCCAGCTCGCGGTTGCGGGCGGCGACCCGGTCGGGACCGATCCGCCGGTGGAACTCGAACGCGTCGGCGAGCGCCCACCGGTGCTCGAAGCTGTGGTAGCCGCCGGGCGTGTGCGCGGGCCCCGGCGGCGTGGGTTGCCCGCCCGTGCCGGCGTACAGCCAGCGGCCGATGCTGCGCCGGTCGAAGGTGGGGATGACCGCTGTCATCCGGCTCCACGCCCTGGTGCTGCCCCAGACCAGCCCGGTGCCCCGCGGCCCCAGCAGCCACTTGTGGCAGCCCGAGACCAGCACGTCGCAGCCGAGCTGCTCCGGGGTCGCCGCGTCGGCGGCGAAGCCGTGCACCCCGTCGACGCAGACCAGCGCCTCGGGGCTGCGGGCGCGGACCGCCTCGGCGAGCCGCCGGACGGGCAGCTTCACCCCGGTGCTGGAGTGCACCCAGGTCAGGGCGACCACGCGGGTGCGGGCGGACACCGCGGCCGCGAGGTTGCCGACCATCTCGTCGACGCTTGTCACCGCCGGGTCGCGGTAGAGGCGCACCCGGCGCACGGTCACCCCGTCCCGCTCGGCGCGCAGCCGCAGCGACTCGTGGGTGGCGTAGAAGTCGTGCTCGGTGGTGAGCACCTCGTCTCCCGGCCCCAGCCGGACCGCCGTGTAGACCAGCCCGAGGCCCATCGTGGTCGAGTCGGTCAGCGCGATCTGGTCGGGGCGGGTGTCGAGGTGGCGGGCCGCCGCCCCGAGCACCGCGCCGTCGAGGCGTTCCTCGTTGGCGCCCAGGTAGCCCATCGCGTCGCGGTCGAGCCCGTCCCGGTGTGCGGCGACGGCGGCGCGGACCGGGGCGGGGTGGGGCGCGAAGACGAAGGTGGCCAGGTGCGCGCGGCCGCGGTCGAGCGCGAACTGGGCCCGCACGCTGTCCCAGTTCGCCGGGTCCAGGGCCGGCGCGTCGCTCGCCGCCGGGTCGGCCGCCTCCGGTCGCTCCGGCTCGCAGCCGGTGGCCAGGCCGGTCACCCCGGCCGCCGCGGTCACGCCGAGCAGATTCCGTCGGGTGAGCTGCATCCGCCCATCGTCCACTGTCCACGTCACGGTCAGGTCACCGCGCCGACGACAGGTGATTTCGCCGATGCGGCCGCCCGCGACCAGCTCCAATACTGACACATGTCGATGGATCTCCGACCCGACAAGGAGCAACCGACGTGCGATCAGCCACCACCACCCGTCCCCGTACCCCCGTCACCGCCCTGGCGCGGCTCGCCGTGGCGGCCGTCCTGGCCGTCGGCGGCGCCGTGGCCGTCCCGGCCGGCGCGCAGGCCGCCGACAACCCCTACGAGCGCGGACCCGCGCCCACCAGCGCCATCCTGGAGGCCAGCCGCGGCCCCTTCGCCACCTCGTCCTACAGCGTCTCCTCGCTGAGCGTCACCGGCTTCGGCGGCGGGGTCGTCTACTACCCGACCAGCACCAGCGAGGGCACCTTCGGCGCCATCGCCATCTCGCCCGGCTACACGGCCACCTGGTCGAGCCTCAGCTGGCTCGGACCGCGGATCGCCTCGCACGGCTTCGTGGTCATCGGCATCGAGACCAACACCCTGCTCGACCAGCCCGACAGCCGGGGGCGCCAACTCCTGGCCGCGCTGGACTACCTGACCCAGCGCAGCAGCGTGCGCGGCCGCATCGACGCCAGCCGGCTCGCCGTGGCCGGGCACTCCATGGGCGGGGGCGGCACCCTGGAGGCGGCCGCCGCCCGGCCGTCGCTGCAGGCCGCCGTCCCGCTCGCTCCGTGGAACCTGGACAAGACCTGGAGCGGGGTGACGGTGCCGACGCTCATCGTCGGTGGCGAGAGCGACACCGTCGCCCCGGTCGCCACCCACTCGGAGCCGTTCTACAACAGCATCCCGGCGTCGTCCGAGAAGGCGTACCTGGAGTTGAACGGCGCGAGCCACTTCTTCCCGCAGTCGGTGAACACGCCGATGGCCAAGCAGATGGTGGCCTGGCTGAAGCGCTTCGTCGACAACGACACCCGGTACGAGCAGTTCCTCTGCCCGGGCCCGAGCGGGCTGGCCATCGAGGAGTACCGCAACACCTGCCCCAGTTCCTGAGCCGCGAAACGCGGGGCGGCCGCCACGGTGGCCGCCCCGCCAACCTGTCTACACTCGGTGTGCACAAAGGAGGCGGACGGGATGGGCGCCACCGGCCGGGTCGACGGACGGACCGCGCGGGCCGCGCGTACCCGGGCGGCGATCGTCGAGGCGCACCTGGGGCTGGTCGGCGAGGGTGACCTGCGGCCGACGGGCGATCGGATCGCCGAGCGGGCCGGCGTCTCGCTCCGCACGCTGTGGACCAACTTCAAGGACATGGAGACGCTCTTCGAGGCCAGCGGCGAGGAACTGCTCCGCCGGCAGGACGCCGCGTGGCGGCCCGTCCCGGCGGCGCTGCCGCTGGCCGAGCGTGTCGACGCCTACTGTCGGCAGCGGGCCCGGCTGCTGCAGCTCATCGCCCCCTCCGCCCGGGCCGCGCAACTGCGCGAGCCGCTCTCGCCGCAACTGCACCGCAACCGCCTCAAGCACGTCGATCGAGTCCGCAACGAGGTCGAACGGCTCTTCGCGGCCGAGCTGGACCGGGCCGGTGCGGGGCGGGAGCACCTGGTGCACGCGCTGGTGGCGGCGAGCATGTGGTCGGCCTGGTCCATGCTGCGCGACGGGTTGGGGCTCGACGTGGGCGCCGCCCGGGCCGTGATGGCGCGCACCGTGGCGGCGTTGCTGGCGGATCCCGCGGGGCCGGCTCTTTTCCGGGAGGTTGCCGAGAGGTAAAACTGAACGCATGGTTAGTGCATTGAGAGTGCAAATAACCTTGCACGGTCGCGACGGCGAGTGCCGGGCGATCCGTCACCTTCTCGACGGGCCGGACGGCGGCGCACTGCTCCTGCACGGCGAGCCCGGCTCCGGACGCGGCGCGCTGCTGGCGTACGCCCGGCGGCACGCCGGGGAGCGGGCCGTCCTCGCCGGCGCCGGGCTGGCCGCCGAGGCGACCCTGCCGTACGCCGGCCTGCAACGCCTCCTCGATCCGGTGCTCGACCGGTCCGGCTCGCTGCCCGACCCGCAGCGGCGGGTGCTGCGGCGCGCCCTCGCCGGCGGCGGCTGCCCGGCCGCGCGGCGGCTGGCCCTGGCCACCGCCGTGCTCGCCCTGCTGGCCGCCGCGGCCCGCGACCGCCCCGTGCTGTGCACGATGGACGACGTCGACGCGGGCGACCCGGAGACCGCCGAGACGCTCGCCGTCGTGGCCCGCCGGCTGCACCGGCTGCCGGTCGCGCTCCTGCTCACCGCCGGCGGCGCGGCGGCCGCCGACGGCATCCCGGCCCACCGGCTGTCCCCGCTGGACGAGGAGCAGTGCGCGGCGTTGCTCGCCGACCGCCGGCCCACGCCGCCGCCGGCCGCGGTGGCCGCCGCCCTGGCGGCGGCCAGCTGCGGCAACCCGCAGGGGCTCGTCGACCTCGCCGACGCGCTCACCCCCGCGCAGTGGCACGGTGAGGAACCGCCGCCCGCGGGCCCACCGGCCGACGGGGCGCTCGGCGCCGCCTACCGGGCCCGCCTCGACCGGCTTCCCGCGGACACCCGCCGGGTGCTGCTGCTCGCCGCGCTCGACAGCGACGGGGACCCGGCCACCCTGGCCCGCGCCGCGCGGACCGCCGGACTGTCCGTCGAGGCGCTCGCGCCGGCCGAGGCCGCCGGCCTGCTGCGCGCCGGCCCGGCGGGCGTGACCTTCCCCAGCCCCCTGGCCCGGACGATGATCGGGGCCGTCACGCCGCTGGCCGACCGGCGGGCGGCCCACCTGATGCTGGCCCGGGCGCTGGACGGCCGGCCGCTGCGCCGGGCCCTGCACCGCGCCGCCGCCACCGACGGCCCCGACCCGGCCCTCGCCGACGAACTGGAGGCGGCGGCCGCCGACGACGCCGACCGAACCGACGCCGCCGCCGCGCTGCGCCGCGCCGCCGAACTCAGCGACGACCCCGCCCGCACCGTCCAACGGGCGGTCGCCGCCGCCCGCTGCGCCTGGACGGCCGGCCACCCCGACGAGGCCCGACGCCTGCTCGCCGGGCTACCCGCCGACCCGGTCGCGGCCGGCCACGCCGACCTGCTGCGCGGCGAGCTGCAACTGCGCTGCGACGCACCGACCACGGCGGTCGCCACGCTTCTCGCCGCCGCCCGGGCGGTCGCACCGGTCGACCGCGGTGCGGCCCTGCTCGGCCTGGTCCGGGCGGGCGAGGCCATCTGCCTCACCGGCGACCACTACCGGTACGCCGAGGTGGCCCGACGGGCGTGGGCGCTGCGCCGACCCGGCGACCCGCCGGCCCTGGAACTGCTGACCACGTTCGCGGCCGGCGTCGGGGCGACCCTGCGCGGTGACCACGACCAGGGTGGACCCGCCCTGCGCCGGGTCGTCGTGCTGGGCGGTCGGCTGGCCGGACCGGCGCTCACCCCGGCCGCGCTGCTCTGTGGCGCGGTCGCCGGACTGCTGGTGGCCGTGGACGGCGCGGCGCACCGGCTCGCCGACCGCGCCGTCGAGCTGGCCCGGGCCCGCGGCGACCTCTCCGTGCTGCCCCGCGCCCTGGAGCTGCGGGCGGTCGCCGAGTACTGGCTGGGCCGGCACGCCACGGCCGCCGAGACCGCCCGCGAGGGGCTGGCGACCGCCCGCGCCACCGGCCAGCGCACCTGCGCCCGGGTCCACCTGGGCATCCTCGCCGTGCTGGCCGCCGTACGGGCCGACCGGGCCACCAGCCTCGCCCGCATCGCCGAGATCGGCGACGGCGCCACCCCGGGCAGCCGCCCCTACGCGTACGCGCAGTGGGCGCTCGGCGTGCTCGACCTCGTCGACGGCCGGCACGCCGACGCGGCCGCCCGGCTGGCGTCGCTGGCCCGCACCGGCACCGCCCGAGGTCAGGTGCTCGTGCAGGTGATGGCCACGCCCTACCTGGTGGAGGCCGCCGCCCACGACGGCGGGCGGCCCACCGCCGCGCTCGCCGTCTTCGACCGCTGGGCCAGCAGCACGGCCAGCCCGTCACGGCGCGCGCTCTCCGCCCGCTGCCACGCGCTGCTGGCGCCCCGGGGCAGCGCCGAGGCCGAGCGGGAGTTCCGCACGGCGCTGCGGCTGCACCCCACCGACACCGACCGGTTCGAGCGGGCCCGCACCGAGCTGCTGTTCGGCCGGGACCTGCGCCGGGCCCGCCGGCCGCGGGACGCCCGGGCGTACCTGCACCGGGCACGGGAGACGTTCACCCTGCTCGGCGCGACGGTCTGGGCCGAACAGGCCGGCGCGGAGCTGCGCGCGGCGGGGGAGTCGGTCGGCTTCTCGCACCGGCCGCCGGCGCAGCTGCTGACCGGCCAGCAGCTGCACATCGCCCAACTCGTCGCCGAGGGAGCCACCAACCGGGAGATCGCCAGCCGGATGTCGCTCTCCACCCGGACCATCGACCACCACCTGCGCAACATCTTCCACCGGCTCGGCGTCCGCTCCCGCACCGAGCTGGCCCGCCTCTTCGCCTAGGGCTTGCAGGTGTGCGACTGCGGACGGTCCGCAGTCGCACACCTGGGTGTGTCCGGCTCAGGCGCTGCGATCGGCGCCCTGCTGTTCCAGCGTCTCGGCGAACTCCTGCCACTCCTGCGCGCACTGCCGCGCCACGTTGGCGATGACGTACGCGCAGTGCGGCGGTACCTTCTCGACCAGCCCGTCCCATTCGTTGTTCTGGATGGCGCGGGCGAACATCCAGCGCAGCAGCTCCCGCCCGGAGTCCGTGAAGCGCAGCGACGGGTCCTGCTTGAGCCCTTGGAGCATGGAGACGAGGTTCGGTCGGGGCGCGGGCGGGGGGTCCTTCGGTTCGAGCGTGAGGTGCGCCCCGCCGGGGCGCCGGTTGGTGGCGCACCGGGCGGGCGGCAGCGGGTCCTCGCCCCGTTGCAGCCGGTTGCGCACGTCGCGTGCCGTGGACGGGGACACCCCGGCGTTCTTGGCGATCTCCCGCAGTGACGCGTCGGGCTGGCTCTTGATGTAACTGACCGCCTTGAGCCGGCCCTCCACGTTGTTCAGTGGCCGGACCCGCCCGTCCCGGCCGATGCGGGCCGTCACCTGTTCGCCCGCGCCGCCCTGGGACTCCAGGCGGCGGCGGATGTTGCCGATGGTGCGGGCGCTCAGCCCGGTGGACGCCGCGATGGTCCGGTCCGACCAGGACGGGTGGCTGGTGATGATGCGTTCGGCGGCGGTGGTGCGCTCGGCCACCGACAGCGGCAGGCCGTGCGCGATGTTCGCCTTGACGCCGAGGACGAACGCCTCGCGCTCGGAGCCCTCGAACATCCGCGCCTCGATGACCTCGTCACCGCGGATCCGGGCGGCGCCGAGGCGGTGCGCCCCGTCGATGACCCGCATGGTGGCGCGGTGCACGATGATCGGCGGGAGCGGGGCGTCGATGCTGGCCAGCATGCGCGTGTGCTCGGGGTTCTCGCCGTGCAGGCGGGGTGAGTCGAGCATCTGGAGCGATTCGACGGGCAGTTGTTCGATGGGCAATTTATCAATCAGTTCGCTGTAATTCTGCTCCGCCTTCATTCGATCAGCGAAATCGTTTACCATCTGATGTTCCAACACCAACCCCCCGTTGGCTCTGATTCCCCTCAGCGCGGTGATGTGTCGACCTGGCGTTGAACGGGACCGACCGCTCGCGTAACGCCGCGACGTATCGATGACTGACTCTATCCACCACGGGGCTCCGCTGCAAAGTATTGCACGCGGGATTAGTGCGGGACGCGACTGCGGAGCGCTTGACCGCGGCGTCGATCCATGATCCGCACGTACGAGTGGCGCGCGAACGGGACACAATACCCAAAGCGCACGGTTCCCGATCGGTGGCGATGCGTGGTGTCCGCCATTCCTGATGAATGCTGGCGTGACGGTTTTTTCGGACGCCGGGCAGGACCTGGGCGACCGAATCTGCGGCAGATGAGGTGCTTGCCGGGTTCGCAGCGGATGCCGGTACTGACCGGCTGTGTCCGGACAAATAGGCACGGGATTGCCGGTCTGCGTGCGACTGGACGCCGAAGGCGCCGCACACGGTCCGTCAACCCGCGGCGGTGGCGTTCGCGTAAATCCCTCGCACATCACGGTTCGGTTAACCAGTAGGAAAAGATTGGTGGACGGGGGCGCCGCCGAGATACGTGCGTAAACGGATACTGCGGAGGGCTGGCCCGTCCTCCGTGCTTTCCGCCGAATTCGCAGGTCATCGCGCGGTTCCGGCACGGGATTGCGGCGCGTCGAGCGGGTGGCCGGACACATTCGGCCGCCCAACCCGCTGTCGGATATCGGCGTCCCGACGCCGTGTGGCGAGCGCCACACATCGGTGGTCTCTCTCGCCGCCCTATTCACAGAGAAGGAGGTGGCGACGCGTTTTCGCGCCGCCACCTCCCTCCGAGCGGATCAGGACGCGGCCGCCTCCGCCTCGACGAACCGGGCGAGCCGCGTGACGCCCTCGTCGATCTCCTCCTGGGTGAGGTAGCTGATCGACAGCCGGATCCCGTGCTTGCCGCCGCCCTCCGGATAGAAGTACGACATCGGCGTCCAGATCACGCCGAAGTCCCGGGCGCAGCGGGCCAGCGCGGCGTTGTCGGCCCGGAACGGCACCGTCAGGGCGAGGAAGAACCCGCCGGCCGGCCGGTTCCACCGCACGCCCAGTTCGGACCGGCGCGGCGCCGGCAGCCGCTCGTCGAGCCGCTTCAGGGTGTGCCGCATCGCCTCGCCGTAGTAGGCGGACGTCTCGGCGTTCAGGTCGGCGGCCGTCCCGCCCGCGGCGAGCAGCATGCCGGCCACCGCGGCCTGGCTCAGCGGCGAGGTGTTCACGGTGACCATGCTCTTGATCTTGCTGAGCTCGTCGGCCAGCAGGCCGGTGCCGCCCGCGCCGTCCGCGACCTCCTGGTCGGCCACGGCGAAGCCCACCCGCGCCCCGGGGAAGAGCGTCTTGGAGAACGAGCCGAGGTGCACCACCCGCCGGGCGGTGTCCAGCGACTTGAGCGTGGGCAGTTGGCGGCCCGGGCTCACCAGCCGGTACGGGCTGTCCTCCAGCACCAGGAAGTCGTGCTCCTCGGCAAGCCGGAGCAACTCGTGCCGGGCCGCCAGCGACATCGACAGCCCCGACGGGTTGGTGTGGTCGGGGATGACGTAGCACGCCCGGGGGCGGCGACCCCGCGCCCGCTCGGCGCGCAGCGCGGCCACCAGGTCCTCCGGGTGGAACCCGTCCTCCCGCTCCGGCACCGCCGTGGTCGCGATGTCGAGCAGCCGGGCCGCGCCCGTGATGCCGACGTAGCAGGGGCTGGAGACGAGCAGAGCGTCCTCCGGGCCGCGGATGAGGGCCCGCAGCGCCAGCACCATCGCCTCCTGGCAGCCGACCGTGACCACCACCGACTCCGCCGGCACGTCGATGCCCTCGTCGCGGCGCAGCCAGTCGGCGATGATCTCGCGGATCCGGCCGGCTGCCGGGCCGTACTGGAACATCGCGTCCTTGATGGCGGCGGGGGAGCGGCCCTGCGCGGCGAGGTGGTCCAGGTACGCGCGGATGCTGTCGAAGACCTGGTCGAGGTCGAAGAACCCGTCGAACGGGCGGCCGGGCGCGAACGAGATCGCCCGCGGGTAGCGGGAGGTGACCTCGTTGAGGAAGTTCATCGTGTCCAGCAGCGGATCGGAGAGGCTGTCGTGCAGCTCGTCCCGGCGCAGGACGCGCCCGGAATCCGGATTCGGCAACGTGGTCATCTCACTCCCGTCGTGGTGGCGCACCGGTCTGGCGCGGGCTCACCGGCCCAGCCAGACCGGCGCGCGTTTCTCGGCGAAGGCCCGCGGGCCCTCCACGGCATCCCGGCTGGCGCGGCGGCGCTCCTCCCAGCCGTACCGGCCGGCGAACGCCTCCGGCAGCGGCCGGTCCAACGCCCCCAGCACCGCCTGCTTGATCGCCCGCAGCGCCAGCGGCGCGCAGGCCAGCAGGTCGGCGACCCAGTCGGCCACGCAACGGTCCAGCTCGGCGGCCGGCACCACCTCGTTGACCAGCCCCAGGGCGTAGGCGGTGCCGGCGTCCATCCGGCGGCCGGTGAGCAGGTAGCCCATCGCCGCCTTCAACGGCACCTGCCGGCTGAGCCGGAACGCCCCGCCCGCCCCCGGCACCAGACCGAGGCGCGGCTCGGGCAGGGCGAAGACGGCCCGGTCGGAGGCGACGACCAGGTCGCAGGCCAGGGCCAGCTCGAAGCCGCCGCCGAGGGCGTACCCGTCGACCCGGGCCAGCACCGGCTTGGACAGGTCGAACCGCTCGGTGAGCCGGGGCCAGCCGGGCTGTCCGCGCGAGCCGAAGCTGCTCGGTGGCACGCCGTCGGCGTCCAGCCGGGCCCGCTCCCGCAGGTCCTGTCCGACCGAGAAGGCCCGGTCCCCGGCGCCGGTCAGCACGACGACCCGGATGTCGTCGTCGGCCTCCACGTCGTCCCAGACCTCGGCCAGCTCGGCGTGCATGCGCAGGTCCATCGCGTTCAGCACCTCCGGCCGGTCCAGCGTCACCCGGGCGACGTGGTCGGCCTTCTCGTACCGCACGCGGGGGGTCACCGGGGCGGTCCTCCCGGGCGGCCGAACCGGCCCACCTTGCCGATCACGTCGTCGCTGTAGAGCCGCAGCGCCTGCTGCACCGCGAACTCGGCCAGGTAGCGGCGGAACTCCTCCGGCGACTCCTCGCCCACGCTCAGCATCCGCCGGTTCGGCGCCACCGCCGGCTGCCGCAGCCGGGCCACCGCGTCCTCGACCGCCGCGTCCACCGCGGCCGGCTCCACCACCTCGTCCAGCAGCAGGCGCGCCTCCGGCTCGATGGCCCGGATGCGGCGGCCCAGCAGGATCACCTGCCGGGCCAGCCGGGGTCCGGCGATCCGGGTCAGCCGCAGGTTGGCCACCCCCGGCACGATCCCCTCCTGGGCGGCCGGCAGGCTGAGGTACGCGTCGTCGGCGGCGATCACGTGGTCGAAGACCAGCAGCAGCTGCATCCCCCCGCCGATGGCGAAGGTGTCCACCGCGGCGATCCACGGCTTCTGCACCGTCGGCGCGTGCCACGGCGCATCCTCGTCGCGCAGCCCGCCCCGGATCTTGGCCAGGTAGCCCAGCTCCCGGCGGAGCAGGAAGCCGGTCAGCGTGATCTGCCCGGCGTGCAGCGCCTTGAGGTTGATGCCCGCGCTGAACACCCGCCGCCCCTCGTACCGGGGATGGCTCATCACCCCGCCCCGCACCACGCCGACCTCGACCCCCGGGTCCAGCAGCGCCAGGTCGACGGCGGTCTCCATGTCGTCGACCTGGCGCTCGTCCTCGGCGTTGAGGCAGTCGTCGCGGCACATGGTGATCCGCGCCGCCCCGTCCTCCCGGCGCAGCCGCACCGAGCCGAGGTCGAGCGCGCCGGTGCGACGGAACTCGGGCAGCAGCTCCCGGGCCCGGGGCGTGGGCCGCAGCATGGCGTCCATCAGGCGCCGGCCGGACGTGGGGGAGCCGAGCACGCGCCCCAGGAAGAGGCCCTGGTCGATCTCGTGCCCCTCCTTGCGCAGCTGCGGGCGGGCGCGCTGGGCCCTGAGCCGCGCCGCGTCGGGCACCAGCCCGGGGAAGGCCCGGGCGGCCGCCGCGCAGAGCTCGGCCAGCCGCAGCTCCCGGCCGGCGGTCACCTCGTCGTAGACGGCGTCCACGTGCGCGTCGAGGAAGGCCGCGCGCAGCCGGCGTACCCGGTCCTTGGCGCTCTCCGCGGCGGCCCGCTGGTGCGGCGAGCGCAGGTCCGGCACGGGCAGCGCGGCGAGCACCGCCTCCACCCGGCGCGCCTCCCGGGTGAGGGCCGCGCGGGCGGTGGCCAGGTCGGCCCGGACGGCCTCCGCCGCCGGGGCCTCGGAGAGCACGCCGGTCACGACGCCTCCTCCCGCCGGCGCAGCATCCGGTCGCAGGCGGCGAGGTGGACGCCGAGCGCCTCGTCGAAGCCGGCAGTGGCCGCCTCGAAGAGCAGCCGCCGCCGCACCGCCAGCTCCGCGCCGGGCAGCCCGGCGGCCCGGCCGGCCGCCGCGGCGAGCGCCGCGGGGACGTCGTCGGTCACCTCGTCGAGCAGGTGCCCGGCCAGGGCGGTGGCGGTGTCCAGCGGCGTGCCGTGCAGGACCGCCCGGCGGACGGCGGCCCGGTCGGCGCACTGCTGGGTGAGCCGGTAGACGGCCATGCCCGGCCAGGTCACACCGGTGACCAGCGGCAGCACCAGGCGGGCCGCGCCGGCTGCGATCCGGTGGTCGGTGGCGAGCAGGGCGTCCAGCGCCGCGCCGCCGCAGTCGCCGTGCGCCACCGCCACCGAGGTCGCCGGCAGGCACTCCAACCGGCGCAGCTCGCGTTCCCAGCGACTGA
It encodes the following:
- a CDS encoding aminotransferase class V-fold PLP-dependent enzyme → MQLTRRNLLGVTAAAGVTGLATGCEPERPEAADPAASDAPALDPANWDSVRAQFALDRGRAHLATFVFAPHPAPVRAAVAAHRDGLDRDAMGYLGANEERLDGAVLGAAARHLDTRPDQIALTDSTTMGLGLVYTAVRLGPGDEVLTTEHDFYATHESLRLRAERDGVTVRRVRLYRDPAVTSVDEMVGNLAAAVSARTRVVALTWVHSSTGVKLPVRRLAEAVRARSPEALVCVDGVHGFAADAATPEQLGCDVLVSGCHKWLLGPRGTGLVWGSTRAWSRMTAVIPTFDRRSIGRWLYAGTGGQPTPPGPAHTPGGYHSFEHRWALADAFEFHRRIGPDRVAARNRELADRLKEGLAGIRGIRLVTPRSAELSAGVVCCQVPDIPLGEAVGRLYAAGVIASSTPYNPSYLRFGATIANSEADVDAALRAVRGLV
- a CDS encoding alpha/beta hydrolase family protein is translated as MRSATTTRPRTPVTALARLAVAAVLAVGGAVAVPAGAQAADNPYERGPAPTSAILEASRGPFATSSYSVSSLSVTGFGGGVVYYPTSTSEGTFGAIAISPGYTATWSSLSWLGPRIASHGFVVIGIETNTLLDQPDSRGRQLLAALDYLTQRSSVRGRIDASRLAVAGHSMGGGGTLEAAAARPSLQAAVPLAPWNLDKTWSGVTVPTLIVGGESDTVAPVATHSEPFYNSIPASSEKAYLELNGASHFFPQSVNTPMAKQMVAWLKRFVDNDTRYEQFLCPGPSGLAIEEYRNTCPSS
- a CDS encoding TetR/AcrR family transcriptional regulator — translated: MGATGRVDGRTARAARTRAAIVEAHLGLVGEGDLRPTGDRIAERAGVSLRTLWTNFKDMETLFEASGEELLRRQDAAWRPVPAALPLAERVDAYCRQRARLLQLIAPSARAAQLREPLSPQLHRNRLKHVDRVRNEVERLFAAELDRAGAGREHLVHALVAASMWSAWSMLRDGLGLDVGAARAVMARTVAALLADPAGPALFREVAER
- a CDS encoding helix-turn-helix transcriptional regulator encodes the protein MHGRDGECRAIRHLLDGPDGGALLLHGEPGSGRGALLAYARRHAGERAVLAGAGLAAEATLPYAGLQRLLDPVLDRSGSLPDPQRRVLRRALAGGGCPAARRLALATAVLALLAAAARDRPVLCTMDDVDAGDPETAETLAVVARRLHRLPVALLLTAGGAAAADGIPAHRLSPLDEEQCAALLADRRPTPPPAAVAAALAAASCGNPQGLVDLADALTPAQWHGEEPPPAGPPADGALGAAYRARLDRLPADTRRVLLLAALDSDGDPATLARAARTAGLSVEALAPAEAAGLLRAGPAGVTFPSPLARTMIGAVTPLADRRAAHLMLARALDGRPLRRALHRAAATDGPDPALADELEAAAADDADRTDAAAALRRAAELSDDPARTVQRAVAAARCAWTAGHPDEARRLLAGLPADPVAAGHADLLRGELQLRCDAPTTAVATLLAAARAVAPVDRGAALLGLVRAGEAICLTGDHYRYAEVARRAWALRRPGDPPALELLTTFAAGVGATLRGDHDQGGPALRRVVVLGGRLAGPALTPAALLCGAVAGLLVAVDGAAHRLADRAVELARARGDLSVLPRALELRAVAEYWLGRHATAAETAREGLATARATGQRTCARVHLGILAVLAAVRADRATSLARIAEIGDGATPGSRPYAYAQWALGVLDLVDGRHADAAARLASLARTGTARGQVLVQVMATPYLVEAAAHDGGRPTAALAVFDRWASSTASPSRRALSARCHALLAPRGSAEAEREFRTALRLHPTDTDRFERARTELLFGRDLRRARRPRDARAYLHRARETFTLLGATVWAEQAGAELRAAGESVGFSHRPPAQLLTGQQLHIAQLVAEGATNREIASRMSLSTRTIDHHLRNIFHRLGVRSRTELARLFA
- a CDS encoding ParB/RepB/Spo0J family partition protein, which encodes MKAEQNYSELIDKLPIEQLPVESLQMLDSPRLHGENPEHTRMLASIDAPLPPIIVHRATMRVIDGAHRLGAARIRGDEVIEARMFEGSEREAFVLGVKANIAHGLPLSVAERTTAAERIITSHPSWSDRTIAASTGLSARTIGNIRRRLESQGGAGEQVTARIGRDGRVRPLNNVEGRLKAVSYIKSQPDASLREIAKNAGVSPSTARDVRNRLQRGEDPLPPARCATNRRPGGAHLTLEPKDPPPAPRPNLVSMLQGLKQDPSLRFTDSGRELLRWMFARAIQNNEWDGLVEKVPPHCAYVIANVARQCAQEWQEFAETLEQQGADRSA
- a CDS encoding PLP-dependent aminotransferase family protein, whose product is MTTLPNPDSGRVLRRDELHDSLSDPLLDTMNFLNEVTSRYPRAISFAPGRPFDGFFDLDQVFDSIRAYLDHLAAQGRSPAAIKDAMFQYGPAAGRIREIIADWLRRDEGIDVPAESVVVTVGCQEAMVLALRALIRGPEDALLVSSPCYVGITGAARLLDIATTAVPEREDGFHPEDLVAALRAERARGRRPRACYVIPDHTNPSGLSMSLAARHELLRLAEEHDFLVLEDSPYRLVSPGRQLPTLKSLDTARRVVHLGSFSKTLFPGARVGFAVADQEVADGAGGTGLLADELSKIKSMVTVNTSPLSQAAVAGMLLAAGGTAADLNAETSAYYGEAMRHTLKRLDERLPAPRRSELGVRWNRPAGGFFLALTVPFRADNAALARCARDFGVIWTPMSYFYPEGGGKHGIRLSISYLTQEEIDEGVTRLARFVEAEAAAS
- the dpgD gene encoding enoyl-CoA-hydratase DpgD gives rise to the protein MTPRVRYEKADHVARVTLDRPEVLNAMDLRMHAELAEVWDDVEADDDIRVVVLTGAGDRAFSVGQDLRERARLDADGVPPSSFGSRGQPGWPRLTERFDLSKPVLARVDGYALGGGFELALACDLVVASDRAVFALPEPRLGLVPGAGGAFRLSRQVPLKAAMGYLLTGRRMDAGTAYALGLVNEVVPAAELDRCVADWVADLLACAPLALRAIKQAVLGALDRPLPEAFAGRYGWEERRRASRDAVEGPRAFAEKRAPVWLGR
- the dpgC gene encoding (3,5-dihydroxyphenyl)acetyl-CoA 1,2-dioxygenase DpgC, translated to MTGVLSEAPAAEAVRADLATARAALTREARRVEAVLAALPVPDLRSPHQRAAAESAKDRVRRLRAAFLDAHVDAVYDEVTAGRELRLAELCAAAARAFPGLVPDAARLRAQRARPQLRKEGHEIDQGLFLGRVLGSPTSGRRLMDAMLRPTPRARELLPEFRRTGALDLGSVRLRREDGAARITMCRDDCLNAEDERQVDDMETAVDLALLDPGVEVGVVRGGVMSHPRYEGRRVFSAGINLKALHAGQITLTGFLLRRELGYLAKIRGGLRDEDAPWHAPTVQKPWIAAVDTFAIGGGMQLLLVFDHVIAADDAYLSLPAAQEGIVPGVANLRLTRIAGPRLARQVILLGRRIRAIEPEARLLLDEVVEPAAVDAAVEDAVARLRQPAVAPNRRMLSVGEESPEEFRRYLAEFAVQQALRLYSDDVIGKVGRFGRPGGPPR